Below is a genomic region from Fulvia fulva chromosome 13, complete sequence.
TAAACGACCAAACCTGGCAGCCACTGCATGTCGAGCTTGCTCGCTAGCCACATCTTGCCATACCGATATGGCAGATCATGCTCAAGATAGCCCAAGCCCTCTGCAAGCACGGCACATCGAGTTGAGCCCGTCATGCTGATTGGATCCAGGCCTGAAGAACAACACATAGCTTGGCAAGAACTTGTGCCTCGATGCCATGCGACCGCCTCTGACGAACGCACTACACCACTCACATGTTATCGATGGAGCTACAACGACCCGATCCGGCCAATAGCTGATTGCCTGGTCTCCGGCCTGCTATGCTCGGACGATCTGCGCATGCACTGCGCCGTGCACATGCATTGCCCTCAGCACTCTGGGAGGGCTTACGACTCAGCGTAACCTCATCTCTCCGAATGCAACGAGGTCAACCTTCGATGTTCAACCTTGCTTTCCGCAATGACCTGGCTGGCCAGCGAGCACATCGGCCCCAGCCTTTCTCCAAGTCGTGACGGCGTTGGGCGCTGCATCTCAAGGGAAAGCACTCACACACGAGGCTCGAGCTTGTTCGTCTTCTTTGCGCCCTTATGTCTCGGCAATAAGGACCGGTCTGTCCCCTGCTCTTGATTGTTCACGGGTTGATGCTCGCTGTGCTACAATCACCTGTCGGGTCTCCTGCGCGTCATACCTAGGCTGGGGAGGAACAGATGTAAGTTGATCGTGCATACCCTGCAATAATTGTGCTGATGATTTCCAATGCAGTCCTGCGCCAGGCCGCGATCGATTTCCTGTAGCCATCATGAAGGTCTCCACAGTTGCTATCCTCCTTACGGCCACACTGCAAAGCAGCGCAGAGGAGTGTGGATACGGAGGTTGCACGGAGTACAGCACGTATGAGACAACCACGCCCGTCGTGACATACTATACGACAACATACCAGTCAGTATGCACAACACCGATCGTTTACAAGCCCACGAAGGTCAAAACTATAACGGTCACTTCCACATACACAAAGCCCGGTGAGACGAAGAAGGTACGTCGTCAAACTCTGCATAATTGCTCTCAGCGCGTAGCATCAAACAAGGTCATGTCTATGCTCAGGCAGGTTTGATTCAGGCTTCTTGTGTTGGACCGCTTCTTCCTCATGACCTCGTCTCTGACTAGGCACTAGTACACCTCATACATAACCGATACGACGACTGAGACCTTGCCCGCTTCAACTTTGACAGAGAAGACAACGTACTCCACCGAAGTTACAGATACCAAGAGCACGACCATCTACAAGACGGACACAGTCACAGACACTATCGTCATTACTTCGAACAATACCATTACAGTTCCCACGACAAAGAAGTATACGATACCGGTGCCAACGACCGTCGCAGTTCCTACAACAGAATATGATACGGAATATGTGCCCATTCCAACAATCTATGTCTCGTCCAAGACCGTCACGGAATCAGGGACAACTTATGTACCAAAGTTCACAATCACCGAGACTACAACGCGGGTAGAGACTAGCCGGGTGACAACGGAGGTGCCTATACCTACGACAGTCTTGCAATTCTCGACCATCACAGCGAATGGAACCACTGAAGTCTTGACGTACACCCAAGAGCTCACTCGGACCATTATCCCGCCAGCGGAGACAGTTGAGGTTACAAGGATCTCGACTGTTAGAGAAGATGGCACCACCTCTCTTGTAACGATGGTCGATACCACCACTCTGCCAGGACAAACCATCCAAATTCCCGGCCAGACCGTCCAGGTCCCCGGGACCACGGTTGTTGAAGTGCCGCCTGAGGAAACTGTAGAATTCACAGCCTTCTTCCCTACCACGGTCTATGTCACAATGACTGCACCGCCTTCCACCATAACGGTAGCGCCACCTCCGCCTGCGAGCACGTGCAATGGAACGGGCTTCTTTCCGGAAAACAACGACGCATGTGGGGGCGACGACTGCTATATTGACTTCGATCTTCCTGCGGCTGTCCATTGGGATCTGCTCCCAGATTCGCCTATACTTTCGACCAGTCTCACATTCCGAAACACGGTCGCTAGCCAGACGTGCATTACGACGATCTGTAATTCTGCGGCGTTCACGTCGTTCTACACTCGAAGCCTGGTGAGCTGTGCGCGACCTCCATGCCCTAGCAATTACCTGGACTGCGACTGCAACATCATGGTTGGGCCATTGGTTCTACCCAATGGGGAGACTACCTCTGTGTGAGTAACTATGGCTCTCATCTTTCGGAATACTCAATGACTAACCTCAAATAGATTGCAAGATGGGTCTTCTGGCTGGAACCTCAATCTTGGCATGATCGCGACAGGATACAACCTTCCCTCGTGCGCAGGGGGGAATCCACAATGCGTCACATCAACGGTAGCCAGCAACACAAGATCTCTCGTCTACACAGACGACGTGATCACATTGGCACCCACAGGGACCTACGCCAATGGAAGCTACGCTGTGGCAACGGAATACATCTTGCCTCAGCTTCCAGCATACTTCCGACCAAATGATCCCTTTGGCAACTGTCAAACTGCGATCTTCCCAAATGCGGGCAACGAAGGCCAAGCACGTATGCTCCGACCAAAGCTTGCCCGCCGAGGGCTCGAGAAGCGTGCCGACGCAGCATCGTATACGTGGCCAGGAACTCCGAATCTCAGGAGAGATCTCACGAGTGATGCTGCTCAATCTCAGGTTCAAGGAACTGACTCTCCAGCACCAGCAGAGGCACCCACTACTATCGCCGGCCCTACCATCACGCAACCAGCAGTCACGATCACGCAGCCTGCCTCGCCAGAATCGCCCGCTCCTCAGCAGCCTACGCCCACTTCAGCGAACCAACCTACCGCGCCCAGTCAGACGACCGGAGGAGGAGGACAAGCAGGAACCTCTCCTCCAAACAAAGGTAGCACCCAAGTCATCGTGATCCCACCTGGTCAATCCGGCAACACGGGATCTGAAGCGTCACCAGTCACCCAGATCGGATCGCAAGCCCCAGATGGTCAGACCAATGCGCCgagcggcggcggcggcgtcATCATCACCGAAACCATCTCTTCTGACGGTAGCGCTGTTGTCGTAACTCGGACGCAACCCGTCGCTGGAGGAAGTGCCGGTGGAGCCGGAGAGACAAGCGTATATACCTCCACCTTCATCGAAGGCGGTACGACTATCATTTCGACTGACCTTGCTGGTGCCCCTGGAGGAATAACACGGACCATTGTCAGTTCTGGGTCGACTAGAGTTACTACTGGGACTACCGTACTGCCAGCTGGTTCTGATGGGGGAGGAGGAAGCTCATTGTCTTCTGATCAGACCACCGGCACAGCATCGACGACAACAGGGACAGCTGTGACGACCGGGCCTGATGGACGGGCCACGGCGTATGTCACGCTATTCTACAGCATGGTCAATGGTAGTGCGGCGGTGCCCATACAGACTGGCGCGGCTTCGGGATCTGGCGTGTCGAGTATGCTTATGGCACTTTTGATGTGCTTGATGGCGTTTGTCGCTCTTTAGGCGAGGCCAGGAGAGAGACAGAGCGTGTATGGGGATACAAAGCAAGCGACGTTCGTTTACCTACTTCGAGTGATACCCAAGAGGGACATGACAGCATATAGATGATTACCAGGCAGCGTGGGTCGCATATGCATACAAGAGGGATATCATGACATGGGAAATGCATTAATGCATAATGAAGTTGGGTGTAATAATGTCAGATATGAATACGAAAGCATTGCTTCTATGGTAGCGCAGTATCTTCTTGTCTATATCATTCATGTCGCTCATGTGTATTCGTCAATTCGTGTTCCGTACTCCAGGAGCTGCGTGTATCTCTGACTTGGCGCTATATTTGAGAGACCCGCCCTAACATCGCCATATCCAGATCTAATAATGGCCACAGACCCTCCAACTCAAAAGGGAGCCAAGCTTGCTCGCCAATATCAAATGACTCCATCGACTTAGAGCCTGGTGTCAAGATCGCAGAGGGCGAACTAGAAGACGGGCCTGTGAGTGGTGGGGACGCAGAACACGGTGGCCCAAACCTCTGTCGATGGACGGTGAACTCACTCCAGTCGCACCTTAACCGTCCCGTGGCGATGTCGGCTTATGTAGCATATACACGCCTTCCACGACCTTGTTTGCAGATATTGCTCATGTTGATGCCATTCCCCGGGTCCAGACATAGGTCGCTGTCCAGTAGTCGGGCCTCTTCCGGGATGTCGGCGGGTCGTCCAATCACCGGTGATAGGCCTCGCTCTCGTCTCCTCCAGGCAGATTTGGTGCCCGAGCAGGGAAGCGATAAATTCACCGTCGAAGACCCCGGCCATGTTCGTGGTCCTACAGAGACTGACACATCGTTGTCGAATGTTAGAATCGCGGCACTTGGAAGCGACTTCAAACAGGACTGCCAGGATGTGTGTACCTGTTGTAAAGGCAGGTCGGGTAGTGTGGCAGTCAGCTCTGCCGCGAGGCTTTCCGAGGCTAAGATAACGCTCGCAGAAGTCTACCATGTGGATGAGCTGGGCGTGGTGTGAGTCGTAGCCCATCTCGGAAGCGATCTGGAGGTTGGTGATTGTGAACCAGATTAGGAAGAAGTTGATGCTGGCTAAAATGTGGGCAGGCTCGTCTTCTTTCTTTTGACGCAGTTGTGCGTAGGCTGACATCCACTTCTGGCAATCTGGTTTGAAGAGATGGATTTGTGTTGAGAGGTCATTAGGGAGTGCGAGTCTTCTTGTCATGGCGTTCAGGTAGCATTCCACAGTGTCTTCGTCCGTCGCAGAAGTATCGTATTCCTCTGCCAACACAGGCCGGCCGACATTTGTGATGGCGAAAAGGATCTCCATGAGCTCGCCACCGAGCGCATCGAGGTGGACCGTGGCTTCATCAATGGACGAAAACAACTTCGGAATAGGCACATCGCATCCCGGGAGTAACAGAGCATGATCCTGGCCAGTATGGAGCGTCAGATCGGCATCCAAGCGGACGAAGGTCTGCGCCAGCAGGTCCAGATTGGTGTGAGGGAGAGTCCGCAGATCCAGCACATGTCTCTGACTATCGCCACCTTCTCGGATGGCGATGCATTGCAGGCGTTCACACAGAACCTTCAAGCCAGTGTATAGATGCGCTCCAGCACTCTCGTCTTCTGCCCGTAGGACGTCAAAGCAGAAGAAGAGCAGCGTGAGAAGGAGGACAACTTCAACCTGAGCATTGGTGGGCTCTGAGAGTGCCGCTATGTAGGAGCGAAGATGTGAGACGGCTTTTCTGTATTGGTCGAGGGCGAAGTCAACCTGCTCTGACACTAGATCTGCAGGTGGCGTCGTCCCTGGTGAGTCGGAAGCACATCTTGGCGGCGCTTGAGAGCGATGTATCGCCGCCAATGCAATCACTGCGTGGGTGACAACAGGCTCATGATGACTGATCTGCAGAGTAAGGCTTTCCCACGACAGGGCCTGCGAGGTACCTGGAAGTTTGTGCACGGTGCACAGTCGAAAGAAGTCGGATGCCATGCTCCCCTTCATGTGCATGACCATGAACATCGTCGAGAGCTTCGGTGGGATGGCAGTGACTGATGAGACACCCGTGCAGTGCCATTTGCTGCTATCGTTGATACATACCTTACCGGGCTAGCGTACGCCATAAACAGGATCTTTCAGACGAAGTGAATGAACCTGAAATGGACGAGGCATCCACGTCGCCGATAGCACCTTCTCGCTCTTGATTGCTAGAGGCCCGGGAGAACTCGGGCGTTAGACGGGCCATCAAACAAGGGGCATGGTCTGGACAGGCTGAAAGCGATGGTGAGGGACGGTGGTGCATCATGCAAAGAGAGACGGCAATGTTGATGTTGTCGAATGTCTACATGTATGCCGGGGCAATGTCTTTCACAAGCAAGAACGACCAGCATTCTCCACAATTATATAGTCACGTGCCGTCACACATGCGGGGTCTAGCGCGTACCTCAGCAAGCTGTCACATTGCACCTCTCCTTTTACGGCCAGATAGCTTGACACTTGCTGCACGTGTGTGAGGAGAAGCCATCACGAGCAAGCACAACTGGCAAGGGTGGAACAGACGCAGCGCAGAGCTCAGAGGGAAGCTCACATCATACGCAACCTATCACACGTCACCTTTCACTGCATGACCGCACTCAGCAGTACGACGTGAGCGTGTTACCAGCAAACACCGCGTCCACAGCACGGCCTCCGTTGGGCCAGCAAGAAAAACCATCATCACTACCTAGGTAGAGACACTGGCAATCCGCAGCCATGTACTCGCGACGCGTGATACCCCGCCTTACCACCGCCATCAACACCACCACCCCGTCGACGTCCGCCTCCCTCGCCCGCCCTTTCGCCAGCTCAGCAGCTCAATGGGACAAGGACAAGAGCAAGCACAAAGCTCCCGCCATCTCCGACATCGAGCCTGATCAGGGCCACATCTTCGACCAGAAACAGAAAGCGTTCCGCGACAACCTAGCCGAAGCCAACCGGAAGCGCAAAGAGCAAGAGCGTGCGTCTGAGTCCATTGCCAGTGCTAAGTCTTCTCCTAACACATTTGCTTCTACTCATCAAGTGCTCGGCGAGGCCGTAGGCTCACTGCAACCCTCTACAGGCGAAGCTGCTCGCGAACAAGATGCCGATGGCGTCAAGAAGAAGACCGGCCGATTGTCGAGTCTCATCTACGGCACCGAGGAGGGTCGAGAGATGGATCGCGAGATTGAGAGGTCCTTCTCTCAGGTCTTGGCGAGAGGCAAGTATGTCCACAGCATTGTCTTCCACGAGGTGAAGCCGGACAAGGTCGATGAGTATGTCGAGCTGGTGGGCCAGTGGTACCCGAAGATGGCGAGTATGCCGGAGAACAAGGTACACTTGGTCGGTAGCTGGCGGACAGAGGTCGGCGAGTGCGATACATTTGGTGAGCTCACCCAGCTATTTTGTCGATACCCTCCGCTAACACGACGCAGTCCACATCTGGGAATACCAACGGTACTCCGGCTACCACGCCTCGCTCCACGCCATCCAGAACCACAAGGACTTCCCTGCCTTCGACGCGAAGCTCAAGACTTTGATCACGTCTAAGAAGACTTCATTGATGCAAGAGTTCCGTTTCTGGCCAACATCACCACCACGCCAGCTAGGTGGTGTCTTCGAACTGAGATCGTACACCCTGCACCCAGGCAACTTGCTCGAATGGGAGACGCATTGGCAAAAGGGTCTGGCAGCGAGGCGAGAGGTTATGGAGGGCGTAGGAGGTACGTGCATCAAAAGGTGAAAGTTGCGGGCAGAATACTGACGTGCATACAGCTTGGTTCGTGCAAATCGGCGCACTCAACGAAGTCCACCACCTCTGGCAATTCGCTGACCTCGAAGAGCGCCGCGCTCGTCGCGAGCAGAGCTGGAGCATCCCAGGCTGGGGCGAGACGGTCCACAAGACGGTCCCTCTCATTCAGACCATGAAGAGCCGCATCATGGTGCCAATGCCATGGAGTCCAATGGGCTAAGCAAGATGCGAAACACATTTCCATAATGCGCGATCGATACTAGCGAGCATTCGAGCGGCCGGCAAAAGGCATGCACAGCGAGCATACGGTGTTGGGGAGTTCTGGACTGGGCATGCACAGCAAGTGCTGAGACAAGAGCATGGAGCTCGGATATAGCTGGGCGGCAACGTCTGCAGCATTTCGTTGTGTAACAGAGAAAGCCTGCAACGCTATGTAGGCACGAAATTGAAGGAGCTGTCAAAGCAAGAACAATCCATTTCGCGGAGTGGTGTGACTATGCCGGAGAAGTATGAAGCTGATGGTGTTACAAGGACAACACGCTTACCACACGCCGCACTACCACGTCAGGCAACGAGATGCCACGCGCACTCTGCAGGCTGATTCATGATCAGTCGCCAGGACGCCTCGTGGCATCATTTCGACACGATTACCAAGAACATGATAAGAATGGCGAGATCCCGAAGTACTATGGTTTTATGCCCCTGACCGCTGAACGCTTTCGACAAGAGCTGGTCCATTAGCGCCGACGACCACATCTTGGCACAAAGGCCCTTCTGTCGCCGTCGCGACGAGGCGTAGTTGCTTCATATGCGGCGCTCGAGTTGCGCCTTCAAGGTATGGTAAGCAGGATGTATTGTGGTCCACGATGGGTTCAGGCTTGGGGGATCAGTCATCGCCGTTGAAATAGGTCTACAATAGGGCTGAGGCGCTGCTGCCTTTGAGGAGATGACAATGAATAGCAGACTAGTTTGGAGCATAGCACAGCACCTTGAAGCTTCTACTGCACAATCATCTCATCGTTCAACGAGAACAACAGCGCCACCCCCAAACCCCACTACCGCAATCCCGAAAACCATGTCTCCCCCAACCAACACCAAAACATTCCTCATGTCCGGCACAACCCGCGGCATAGGCCGCGGCCTCGTCTCCTCCCTCCTCCAGCACCCCAACACCACCGTCATAGCCGGTGTCCGCGGCACCAAAGCCGCCACTGCCACATCTCTCAACTTTTTACCCAAAGCCCAAGGGGCCAACCTAATCATCGTCAAAATCGACGCCTCCCCCAAATCTCAGCGGCCGAAGCTGTCGCTTCCATCCAGAAGGACCACGGCATCCAGCAGCTAGATGTAGTGATTGCGAACGCGGGCGTGATAGGCGACGAAGGGATTAGTAAAGTCGGTGATGTTACGGCTGAGGCGATAAGGGCGGATTTCGAGGTTAATGCGTTGGGGCCGTTATACCTCTTCCAAGCAACCCTTCCCCTCCTCGAGAAGAGTCCAGACGCGAAGTTCGCAGTCACAACCTCAGCGATCGGATCCACTACTCTCGCTCCAACCTTCGGGGTGCCGACTGCGGCTTATGGCGTCAGTAAGGCGGCAGTCAATCACCTCTTCCGTAAAGCGTCAGGGGAGTATCCTAATATTGGGTTTGTGATCATCCACCCTGGATTGGTGCAGACGGACATAGGAGGGCTGTTTGCGGAGCAGGCCAAGCGTGCGATTCCGAGTATTACGGTTGAGGAGAGTGTGAAGGGGTATTTGGAGGTGATCGGGAAGGGGAGGGAGGAATTGGGGGCGAAGTTTTGGAATTATGATGGGAGTGAGCTGCCTTGGTGATGGGGTCTGAGTAGTTCTGGTAGTTTGGTAGCGATATTGGCTGATATACGCGTCTGCAGTCGTCTACAATGGCTCTTGCTCTGGCTTTTACTCTTGCCCCGGGCTTGGACTTGGACTGGACACATGAAAGCTCTCTTTAGACAACGCCCAACGCATTTTCTGTCTCGGAGTTATATAAACCCGCCGGGAAGTCCAACTTCGTGAAGTCTAGAGCGAAAGGTTGAGTGACTTGGGAGTGCTCAGACCCAGTTCGCCGAGTATCACCACTCAATTTTCGACGCTTCACTGCTTGCTCTGCTTGTTCTAAGCGCCTCTTCAATTGCTCGACCTGTGCTCCATCGGCAGTACCTTGCGCGACCATGCCTATGAGTACCTTCATCTGAGGATCCGTACCTGCGGCCTCAGCAAGTAGCGCAATGGCTTGCAATTTTCCAAACGCTTCGTCGTGAGTCTCAATTACACCCTGTGTCGGCAGAGGTTCGATAGAGAAGGCGACGTCCTTTCGGGGTCCTTGAGACTCGACCGGGCGTCCATGTACTTCCCGCTCATGCTGAAGTAGGTCGTTGTGACTGGCGCACTGGGAAGAACAACCTGTATGTGCACAGCGCCAGCTCCACGATTGCTCCGAGACCACTTGCTCTTGCGGATGGATTGCGAATCGATGTCTTTCGAGTAGGCTCCGACTGAGCAGCGTTGGGCTGATCTTGCAGTAAGGACATTGCGCTGGGACACCCTCATGCATGATATTCTCGTGGCGCGCTAAGTGGTACGTATTGGCGAATTTCTGATTGCACTGTATGGTCAACAAGTGCATCAGACGCGTGCATAGGTATGGCTTGGCTTCATGAGTCTCGGACTCGGGAGGGTAGCTAACGGATGACAGCAGCGGCGTGGGTCCTCCATCATCCTCTGCGTTCATTCTCCAAGGCGCCACTTCGTTCAGTTCCAGGAGATAGCGAGGATTAGATTCCTTTGGCGTTGGCGGTGGCGCCACGGACTTGTCGACAATGTGGTTAGCGATGAAGCCAGATATCTGAAGGACGGCTCTACTCTCAGAGCTGAGATAATCGCTCGTTGCCGAGACGGCCAGACGGGACTTCATGAATGTCACGAACTCGAAGCGGCTTGACACATTCAATGCTGCACCAAGCGAGTAGACGAGTCTGTTCAGGTGTGGCGTCGAGTCAATACTGGTGGCGAGGTCGCCCTGGCTTCCACTGAAATAAGGCGTGAGAATGGTATCACAGTACCTGATGAACAGTAGCCCAAGTTCGCTGACATCTAAAGAGTAGTCTGGCCGGAATTTCATGGATGAGTCCAGCCTCCTCAGTGCAGGATCGCCCGGGAGAGCAAAGATCCTGTCTCGTGTATCAGAGCATGAGGACCGCGAGTAGCTGAAAAGTGAATTCGCCAACGTCGAAATCGCTTTATTCAATAGAGCTCGGCACTGAAGATGTATCTGTCTCTGGCCCATGTGTCCACCGATGGCTCAGTAGTTCACCAGCTTGGAGACCTGCGCACACTTTTTTGGAGATGAAGCAGGCTATCGCCGCTACAGTACTGCGTGCCACAAATGATCCATAGTCTTCGGGCCTGCACAAACTCCTGTATGACGCAAGTACGACCAAAGTATGGCCGGTTCAGTAGCTCAGTGATGTGCTTGAGAATAGAAGCACCAGGTAGAGTATGGTCCATCTTCCAGCCAGAGCAGTGAATGTTCCCAGATCTGCATGATTTCTCAACCTGAGCAATCGCGTTGAACGCTTCCTTGGTAGACACATCTTCAGCGCCAAGCCATGCAAAGACTTCCCTTGCACTTGAGTAGATACGCCACATCTGACACACCTGATGGTTTCGTTCTTCGCCACTCGCCTGGATGATACAGATGGCATCGATCCAATACAGGCCGGCGCTCAGGCAGTGATGCTGCTTGATGATCAAACCCAACGCGTCCCAGAGATTGCAGGTGATCCGAACGCCTTGCAATCTATCATGATCTCTTGCATGATGTCAGAATCTCCCCAACAGTAGGATAAAGCAGTGTACTGTAGGTCGCAGTTCCAATAGCTTGGGTGCACTTCCAGACGGCATTGAATGTCATCAGGCGTACTGCTGGGAAGGATTCGCATGAGTCGTATAGCATCATCCGGGAGGATTGGATACACATTATCTTCTTCATCGATTCCAGAGTCGAATATCGGACCGTCGTGACTCAAAGTGGACATTGTAAGACCGAGTTATGTCAGATACCTCGACTGGCCTGGTGTCTAGCACAGAAGGGACCTAGCACTCATTAGCAGTGAAGCTTCGATAGCCTGCTGTCATGACTGTGCAAGAAGCACTGTTGGCCGAAGTGAAGCTGAGGCGTAGCCATCAGCTCCGCCCCACGAGGCAACCAGCTGCAATGCATGCTGTGCGCTCGTCTGCATATGCGAGCATCCATGCTGTGTAACCCCAGGTGCTTAGAGAGGATAAGCCTGCGGTCATAAGCGGTAACTTGTGATAATCAAGTCTGGGTGTCAGGTGTGTCTGAAGAAGGAAAGGAAGTCACTCTCGACGCGACCCCCAGTCCCAGCGCTCTGGTTCCTGCAGGGCTCAGGGTCCACTTCTCCGGCTCATCCCCGGGCTAGAGCGCGTGGCCTTTAAACGACGTGTTAACAAGGTCCCGCAGGCAGGCTCACAGCA
It encodes:
- a CDS encoding Norsolorinic acid ketoreductase; protein product: MSPPTNTKTFLMSGTTRGIGRGLVSSLLQHPNTTVIAGVRGTKAATATSLNFLPKAQGANLIIKDHGIQQLDVVIANAGVIGDEGISKVGDVTAEAIRADFEVNALGPLYLFQATLPLLEKSPDAKFAVTTSAIGSTTLAPTFGVPTAAYGVSKAAVNHLFRKASGEYPNIGFVIIHPGLVQTDIGGLFAEQAKRAIPSITVEESVKGYLEVIGKGREELGAKFWNYDGSELPW